The genomic window CTTGTAAATTGTTGAGTATACTCTGGGAACCCATATGAGATGCTATGAGGCATGAATAACTCCAGTGGTCTGCTTTCTAGGACAGGAATAGTCTGCTAAACAAGTCAGAGGAAGCCCAGGAATGGAGGAACTGCTTTTTAGGGAAATCACTTACTTGGTGGTTAGATAAAGGAAGAACTGGTGcgaggagagacttgagacaggcaGGCagctattgcagtagtccaggcaTGAGGTGAAGAAGACTTGTATCAGAGGGGGACTGTATTCGGGAGATGTTGCAAAGATGGAATTGACTGGGTTTACAACAGCTTGGATGGGAGTGGGGTGAAAAAGTGAGGAGGAAAGGACAATAACCTGCTTTTTGAGCCGTGCTGAGTGGGAGGTTTTCTCTTAACAGTAATAAGAAGGAATTGTCCTCTTCAGGTTGTATTTGACACTTGGATACACAGCACttgaaaaagagagtgagaattcTTAGAGGGAATCTCCAAGTCCCCCTGGATAGTTCCAaccaaaatagaaaacaaaaaaacaaatcttgTGTCAAAAAATGGAATGGCCTAAGTCCTTGGGATTGCCTATAGGTTTGTGGCAGGACTGCTCCTGGGTCTGGCAGTTAGAGGGACACGCTGAATAGCATGGAGTAAGGAACTTTCTGAACAGGAAAGTGATCAGCATCCTCTCAGACTAAGAACTCATTGTGTGCCTTTCAGAATCCAAAGAGGAGGGAACTCCCCTCAAACTCAAGTGTGAGCTTTGTGGCCGGGTGGATTTTGCCTACAAGTTCAAACGTTCCAAACGCTTCTGCTCTATGGCATGTGCCAAGAGGTGAGTGGCCTCAGCCCAGCTGCCCTGCCCTCCCTAGCTTCTTCCTTTCCTTGGCTTGAGGCAACTTTGGTTTCTGATCTTAATCCTACCAGGTCTTTGATGCCCCAGAGGGTTTTTCTGCCTTAGGTGGCTATGCTCGCCTACGTTAAGTGTGTGCTGGATAGGACTCAGCTGTATTCAGTAAAAGCTAGAATCTTGGGGCCCAGGGCCAGACCAGATTAAAGAGCATCCCAGACATAAAAGACAGGAAGTAGCCTATCAGTGTGGTGCAGTCTTTGTATAAGCTCACTTCCTGAGGCCTGTGCCAAATCTGTCATAAGTCTTGTGTTGGAAGCACTTCCTGAAGTCACAGCACTTCTTCCAACTTCTCCTTGAGTGGGATTACCTAACAGCTCAGTGACGGTCGCAGGGAGCTGCCTAATATTTCCTCTGCCCCTCATGTGGCCACAGAGGCAGAGGTAGAGGGACACCTTGAGTAGGAAGTGCTCAGTTCCTGGATTGAGGATAGAACTGCTAAGGGTGGAGAGTACCAGTGACTGGTAGAGATCTCTGAACAATATCTTTGGGTCATCTCAAAGCTATATCTAGGTGCCCTGGGTCTGACTGGCATTAGTAGTAGTCTTGCTGTCACCTCCCTTCAGTGTTCAGTTGGGAGCTGATGAGCAGTTAGTGTTGGGTCTATTCAACTTGGCCAGAGCCCTTACCCCTTTCTCCCTGGGTTTGGGCAGGTACAATGTGGGCTGTACCAAGCGTGTTGGACTCTTCCACTCTGACCGCAGCAAGCTGCAGAAACCAGGGGCTGCCCCCCATAACCGCCGACGGGCCAGCAAGGCAAGCCTGCCAGCACTGCCCAAGGATGCCAAGAAGCAGGTAAGAGGGTGCCTCCATCCAGGTCCTTTCTCATGCATTCTCCAATTCTTGTAAGACAGCTTAAGAAGCTGCTCTGTGTCCTTTACTCTGCTCACCAAAGTCCAAAACCCTCAGCCTTGCTTCCTTTGTGCTGGGGGCCCTCCTCGGGACTTCTTGCAGAGGCAAATTTGCATCCACCCTCAAGGGAACCAAGAGGACCCAAGGAGGATGTGATGGAAGTAGTGTGGCAGTGGGAGCGCACCTGAGCATGAACTCAGAAAGCCTTCATTGGAAGCCCAGTTCTCATACTTGTtacctgtgtgaccatgagcaggTGATGAGAGATAGACTGGGTGACTTTTAAAGCTATGCTCCTATCCTCAGCTGGATTTGTTGGGGCTCCCAGCCTTTCACAAGGCAGCCTGTGTCCCTTTCCTTGCTCAGCCTGATGTATTCTCCCACTCTCCTTTGAATCTTGATGTGCTTATCTCCAGGGAGATCTTACCTCCCCAGATGTCTCCTTTTTCCCCGTGCAGAGACAGGTTGTCCTAGAAACCACCTGCTTGGTTGTAGAAGAGTTAGGAATTCTTTGAAGGTGCTGAGAAAGCCCTCTGATCTGGGTGTTTCCCTTCTCCCTAAGTTCTCCCTCCCCTGCCCCACCCTCATGACTGCAGCCCAGGAAGCTCTTGCCCTTCCCCAAGGCTCAGGTTCTGTTCTTGTTTCTCCAGCCTGCGGGGGCCGTGCCCCTCTCAGTCACAGCTGCCTTGCAGCTGACCCACAGCCAAGAAGACTCAAGTCGCTGCTCGGACAACTCAAGCTATGAGGAGCCCCTGTCACCCATCTCTGCCAGCTCCTCCACCTCGCGACGGCGCCAGGGCCAGCGGGACCTAGAGCTCCCAGACATGCACATGAGGGACCTGGTGGGTGTCGGGCACCACTTCTTGCCTAGTGAACCCACCAAATGGAATGTGGAAGATGTCTATGAGTTCATCCGTTCTCTTCCAGGTAAGAGCCCCAGCAGATCCCTTCTTCCAGGTATCTGGAATGAGCTTTCCTCTTGCTGCCTCTTGTGCTTTCCATTTCTCTAGGAAGGAAGTCGGGAGGGCCATTCTGGAGCAGGGAGCCCAGGGAGAATGACATCTCCCAGCAGGAGCACTTAAGAGCTCTTTCCTTGGGCAGACCCAGCCCTGTGGGCTTCTGTGGGCTCTGCTGCTCTGCCACCGTCTGGCCCCTGAGCAGGGGGAGAGGGATGCTGCCTCTCCACAGGTCTTTTATTACTTCTGCTGCTGCTACCCAGCTTCTCACAGGTGAATCTTACCTTTCCAGGCTGCCAGGAGATTGCCGAAGAGTTTCGTGCCCAGGAGATTGACGGGCAGGCCCTGTTATTGCTCAAGGAAGACCATTTGATGAGTGCCATGAACATCAAGCTGGGTCCTGCCCTGAAGATTTATGCGCGCATCAGCATGCTGAAGGACTCCTAGGACCTGGCTGTGGAAAAAgaccccttctcttctccctgggAGCTCCTTGCACCCTAACTGAGCAGAGCACAAGAAAATGTTCCTAAGGGACATAGAGAAGGGGCCATGAACGGCTTCTCCTGGGCATGGCTGAGGAGGAGGGGCTCCTCCAGCCTCCTCACTGACCCTCAGGGTCCTGGTATTTCTGCAGGAGAGGATGGAGGTAGGCAGGTGGCTGCAGAAGTTGGGGCATCGTGCTTGTAAATATTGGTAGCATCAGCTTCTTCTGAAGTCCCATGGCTCTAGCCCTGCTCTCTTCCCTGTCCACCCCAGCCCCCACCTTACCCCTCGGAGGCACAGGCAGCCAGAGCTCCCAATCCAAGGGGGGATAATTGTCAAGGATGACCACCAGGCCTGGACAGAGGCTGAGGCAGCCCTTGCCTGTCCTGTGCCCTATTCTTTCCTAAGCTGGTTAATTCTTTCTTCACCAACTTCTCCCCCTTCAGCCTGATTGTGAAGTAGCCAAGAATTCCCCCAGACACAGGCACTGCTACGTccaggtggagagagagaagctGGGCCTGATTGGGCCACGCCTGCTGGCCCATACGCCTTAAcgctgtgtgtgtgactgtgtgtgagagCCCAGACCGGCTGATGGGCTGAGTTCCTTCCTTCTGGCTTTGTCCAGGTGTCCTCTTAAAGCTTTGTCCTGGACTCCACTCACCTTCAGAATGAGGGAACTGTAGCCTCCCCTAGAGGCCGGGAGGGTCTGTAAGGGGGAAGATTGGGATTCTTCTTTGTGGACTTATGAGGCCATTGTGACACTCTGCGACTTGCTCCTCAATGCCCTGCT from Sminthopsis crassicaudata isolate SCR6 chromosome 3, ASM4859323v1, whole genome shotgun sequence includes these protein-coding regions:
- the PHC2 gene encoding polyhomeotic-like protein 2 isoform X3; this translates as MTSGNGNSASSITGTAPQNGENKPPQAIVKPQILTHVIEGFVIQEGAEPFPVGRSSLLVGNLKKKYAQGLLPEKLPQQENTTTTDSEMEEPYLQESKEEGTPLKLKCELCGRVDFAYKFKRSKRFCSMACAKRYNVGCTKRVGLFHSDRSKLQKPGAAPHNRRRASKASLPALPKDAKKQPAGAVPLSVTAALQLTHSQEDSSRCSDNSSYEEPLSPISASSSTSRRRQGQRDLELPDMHMRDLVGVGHHFLPSEPTKWNVEDVYEFIRSLPGCQEIAEEFRAQEIDGQALLLLKEDHLMSAMNIKLGPALKIYARISMLKDS